From Vigna angularis cultivar LongXiaoDou No.4 chromosome 11, ASM1680809v1, whole genome shotgun sequence:
GGACAGactcatctaatgtgtattgcaaGACACGTCTAAATAGAGAACGGATAagttgtctaatgtgtattaataaactCATATAATATGTGTATAAATAAACTcatctaatgtatattgttaaactcatttaatcaatatataGACAAACTCATCTAATGTATGTCGCAAGACTTGTTTATTCAATATATGGAGAAACTCGCCTAAAGTATATTCTTAGACTCTTGTAATCAATGTATGGAATgacattatttaatttgttttttttttgctatacttatttaattatagaCTCATCTAACTTATTTCTAAACTCGTCTAATGTATAAGCAAATATAAAGGTTATTTCTTAACCAACTCtttgtttaccttttttttctctcaatcaAATACTTTTatcactctttattttttttactttcctttttcttgcatttttctagaattttttctcttccttattttctgttttactcttttttcacTTTCATCTTAATTTGATTCTCACAAACCGCtcttaaagataaaaaaaaaaaagtgttaggGACACCTTTTATCCTTTGAACAAGAAAGAATACTATTGGTTAGATCATCATGGATTACCTTTCTATCATATTGTCAAGGTCTTCCAAACAACAAGTGACTCGCCTCCATAGGTACCACATCACATACTACCTCTACTTATTTACCTATAGAGAAAGCAATGTTCACCTGCTTATCCACCACCAATTATGCATCCTCACCACACCGAGCTTCTCCACTAGTCGTTTGCTTATTACATTTGTACAACTTTCTCCATCAATGACGAGTGAGAACACATTTCCTATAACCATACATCTATAATGGAAAATATTCCTTCTTTGGGTCTCATCCTCCTCCTTATTCATATTATCAACAACCTCCTAACCATAAAAAGATCTCCCTCCAAAGGTGGTACTTCACACTTCATGTCCTTTTCATCAATACTAGATGATTCACCAACATAATGCTCACTAATGTACTCCCCATTCTCCAATAACATCATAGTTCTCATGTTGGGACATTCAACTGGTATATGTGCTCTACTCAaacattcaaaacatttttttgaaCTAGAACGTGAATCATCATTATTAGATTAAGAAGTTACTTTACCCACTAGTGCAGCGAAGGAAAACAACAACGATTATTTTTGACAATATGCTTCAGCTTTCGAACCAAGGCATATACTAGCGAAGGAAAAAGGTGGGGGACTTTTGGCTTCGGTTCCAACTGTGGTAATATGTCAAAGGTTTTTGCTTTGGTTCCCTTGCACTCGAAGtagtaagaaagaaaaaaaaaaaggggagaGGGAGGGGTTATTACCTCGATTCAACCGAGGTAATAATGTGGGCTTATGGTACCACTTGAATACTCCTTCTCCTTAGATTTAAGAATGGTATAaatagagaagagagagaaaaagttgggcGCATGGCAGGAAGAGCAGAagatagagaagaaaaaaatgcatATTTCTTTGCCACATGGAGTTAACTTTGTTTCTGACAATTTAACAGAATAGACTTGATTGGTACAATTATACCACATGGGGACACAATTGAGACGTTTTTAAAAGCGAGTACCAACTAGACATTAACCGTTAAATTTGAAGACCAAATAAGCAATTAAGCCTAAATTTAATTAGTtgaaataataatcatatataagATATATAAACACTCATTCAATATAACACTGAACTTTTGAACAATTCAGTAATAAATATCGATTTGCATGTATTTTCTTCAATTGTATAAGAGTGAAAGTTGATGAATTTTTCATTGTTCTAACTAGTTAAGGATAAATAATTTGAAGATGTTTATTAGGAGACCGTCGAGACATcaacttttatttaatcttGATCCAATTTTAATGAGTAATAATTCATAATCTTTTGAGCTAAATAACTTTTACTTATAGATATGCTCTATTTTGTACAAAAGGACTTCAAATATCAAAAGATTTTctataaagaaaacaataattttatcaatactttcttcaaaataaaataggttAAACACAACAATATCCATTTACCTTCAATCAGAGAAATTGATCCTCTTAAGTTTCATTTTTCATTGTAAGATAACGAtttaaatagaagaaaagacaattctttaaatatatgtaaatttctttatataatcatagttatattaaattacatggttattaaatatataaattttgagttTATTATTCTAACTTCCAAAAAATATTGGTAAAAAGGAATTCACccatataataatttataatcaatattataaattagtgtTCAATCAACTTATAATTATTCTATttcatttgttaattttatattttatgctATACAATTATAACacttatatgttaaataaacaaaaaaaaattattatttacaaatagAATTAGAAATATGAATCAATGGCAGGACATCACTCATAAATTCATATGtctgatatttttaaaatttaaaatttacattatttcttactataactttaaatattaatattgatggttatatatcatatatttatgCAAAATATATGTTGTTATATAACAAGACCAGTATATATGTTAGGCCTACCAGACTGGTTAAAACCTAATATTTAAtcttctaattaaaaaaaaaattcattggCTTTGACAAGAATACAAACCCCTCACAATCCACATAACCTATTTCTAAGTATCTAATTAATCCCCAAATGTTATGATTTGACGATACTTAAACTTAACCATAActcataattataatatatttttatacatttaaaatttaaaaaaataatttacaaaatcaCTACTTTAGCTAATTTCAATACTAAATAGGATCTCGATCCATATGTTAACAACGAATTGTTAATAACATTTTGACAACGGATAAGTGTCTAAATGTTATTGggtcattttaaataatatttcttttgaaaaagcATAAGTTGGGAATTGGTTTCCGAAAATACCCCTCccaatttataactttttattctctattctccatttttgttttcattttatgtGTGGTCTCTCTCACGTGTGgttcctcttctttctctcatgAAGCAATCATAAAGGGTTATCTTCTCCGATGAGGTAATCCGGTAAGACTCCGCTAAAGTAATGGAAAACTTCGGTAAAAAGTTATTCTTTTTCCCCTTTGCATTGTCGGTTTCTCCTTTCCCATGTCCCCTTTCCCATTTCCCATTTCCCCTTTCTCCTTTCCTCTTTCCCCTTTTCACTTACTCCATTTTGATTTACCCTTTAGCATTTTCAATGTACCCATTTCCATTTGCATTTTATCCTATGgtcattgatttatttttcatgcaGTTGAATGTGCGTCATTCTTTCAAAACGAAGTATGTTGGTGATTTGAATGGAAGATTAACCCCGCACCatagaaatttaatttcaaagaCACCATTCAGTTGCTTTTTAGAATTGTTTGGCAATGTTAAGTTACGTAGAAATCTATTGAATGAGTTATTAGTTAGATGGGTAGACTCCAGTGATGGTTTTTTTTGTGGAGAAAATTTGTAGAATTCAAGGAAATTGATGTGTGCTTAATAAAGATGATTGTATTGTTTTTTAGGatgattgtattattttttatgactaATGTATCATGATATTATTGTAATGAAGATGATCAAGTTAATAGTAATGGTATACAATGAATCTATGTGGTCATCAttgaatgttaaattattttaccatCATTGCACTTAAAAAACAACCATTCACATTAACTCACTCACTCGTCTAAAAAAATGCTCATGGACCTCATCTAACTTACATGAAAACacttaaatgatattttttttctcaacaattcaATGACCTAACGTGTTCATTGGTGCATTAAACACCACCcatgaccattaaactcactcacccatctaaaataagaaaagtgaaacaataacttaaaagtaaactcatttaggaagcttagaaaaacattttttttgcaCCCATGACCGTTAAACTCACTCActcatctaaaataaaaaaaacatgaaagaataacttgaaagtaaactcatttaggaagcttagaaGAACGTTGTTTTTGGGACATTAACTGCATCTAGTACAGTGGTCTAAAAATCATGAGTTAGTAGTCatttgaaagctctttgagtctaaattccaacaaaataagaatcaacCCATTAGGACTTTGGTAAAGATAGTTACGAGCAAAACAACtagcaaaggtcagaggtgacaggaatatataaaacgttaactttaaggaattaactgcacctactcagatgtccaaaaatcacaaatcagtagtcattggaaagagttttgagtctattttctaatgaaaaaagaatcacattATTTGGACGTCTTTGagaaaagttatgattaaaatagtgagcaaaggtcaaagttgcaGTATGTTATCTCACTCGAATTGTCTTTGAGGAGTGACGTTCTCACAGCTGGGTACTGTAgtaagtttttgtacaaaaccaaaTTTTTGTACGTATAATCGTTTACATggccattgtaatcgattacaagggaCTGTATGGCCTACACTTATTTGAGGACTTCACCTAACTTGGTCATCacaccaacattgggtctttcctctAACATGGACTGCCCAAACCTCAGTTTTCAagctctactcacacttaaactcTAAAAAGAAGTCTCACCCAttgaagaaatatgaaaaaaatacttaGATTGCCTTTGGGGAGTGACGTTCTCACAACTGGGTACTGTagtacaagtttttgtacaaaaccaagtttttgtacaaatcaaatttttgtacgtgtaatcgtttacaaggccatagtaatcgattacaagggaCTGTATGGCCTACACTTGTTTTGTAATCGGTTACAATGACCTTGTAAATGATTACATGtacaaaaatttgattttgtacaaaaacttgtattACAGTACCCAGTTGTGAGAACGGTACTCTCCAAAGgcaatttaagtatttttttcatatttcttcaaTGGATGAGAtttctttttagtgtttaagtgtgagtagagctTGAAAGCTGAGGTTTGGGCAGTCCATGTtggaggaaagacccaatgttggtgtGATGACCAAGTTAGGTGAATTCCTTAAACAAGTGTAGGTCATACAGtcccttgtaatcgattacaatggtcttgtaaacgattacacgtacaaaaatttggttttgtacaaaaacttgtactgCAGAACGTCACTCCCCAAAGGcaatttgagtgagataacatgctgtcaactttgacctttgctgactattttaatcataaactTTCCCACAgaacctccaaatgatgtgattcctttttataagaaaataaactcaaaactctttccaatgactactaatttgttatttttgaacatttgagtaggtgcagttaattccttaaggTTAAGGTTTTATATATTCCTGccacctctgacctttgctagttgttttgctcataactctTTTCTCCGAACTCCAAacgagttgattcttgttttgttggaatgtagactcaaagatttttcaaatgactactaactcataatttttagaccacttTAGTAGATGtagttaatttcccaaaaacaacatttttcctAAGCTTCTTACATGAGTTTACTTTTAACGTTTTCTTCCACCACTTGTTTTGGAAGACATATGTATTAAGCATAAGAAGTTCGCAAAAATCTTAAGTTAAACATTGATAAAGAAAACTTTCAATATTCTTAAAGCAATTGAGTCTTAAAAACCTTACAATATTTATGAAGGAATACAGTAATCATAATGCTCctaattaaagtaaataacaCTATACTATATGTTAGTACGTATGATATTTGGATATAATGGGAAAGGGGATTATGATAGGAGGAGAGGAGTTGTATAAATAGTTGTTTGTTTAGTGGAGGGGGACTTTTGACAGTTAGATTGTTAACAAGCTTTGTCCTGTGGAGGGGGTTAAGCCCTTTGTATCTGTAGTTGCACACACCATTCTTTTGTGAATAATACTCAGTTTAATTCCTTTGTCTCTTTTGTGTGTCTGTTACGTGTGGTGTTTGGAGCGTTCTTGATTAGGTTTCTCTTTCGGAAACCtatcaattggtccgacctgccagATCAAGAGGGGTGTGAGATAGTGATGGGGAGCCAAACGGAGGGACGATTGGAGAATCTTGAGATCACAGTGGAAGGGATCAAGGCAGAGACCGCTGCGATACGACACGACATGCAACAATTGATGAGGCTAATGGGTGGAGGAACTAATAATCATGATGGGAACTCTGAAGGGGATAATAGTTTGGTGAACGATAATCACGAGAGACTTGATAATGGGGGATACAACAGAATTGGAGAAAAAGAGTAGACCTACTGGGGTTTGAAGGGCAAGAACCACACAGCTGGAACAACATAGCATAACGCTTCTTTGATATACAGAAAATGGCGGAGGAAGACAAGGTAGAGCTCGCCTACATTAGCATGGAAGGTAGTGCGAGTTATGGGTTTAAGATATGGAAAGACAAAGCCAAGAACCGTTCTTGGTCTAGCTTAAAAGCAGCATTGATAAATCGTTTTGGAGGGGGATTTTGAGGAACTGTGTACGAGCAGTTGGCGACGCTGCGACAAGAAGGGTCGGTGGAGGAATTCACCAGGAGCTTTGAGATATTATTGGGTCATATCGGAGGAACTtgtgttagggtttttcctggATGGGCTACGGGAAGAAATTAAGGGGCAAGTCCGCATTCAAGATCTTCAAGAATTGGAGGTTGCAGTGAGGATCGCGCGGGACGTGGAAGACGCAATATCCAGAGCGCAGGGAGGAGGTTGGAACGACTTAAAGGTGAACCCAATGGGTACGCAAGCCTCGACAACCATCGTTCAAAGAGAGGTCGAGCGACAGTCAGCGAACCGTTCAGGAGGAATGGAGGCGAGTGCGTCAAACCGAAGAAAAGGTCCGATGACGACGAATAGCGTGAGAGGTGGAACCGTCGGAGGAGGCGACAATCGGGGGAGAATGGTAAGAAATTTACCTTATCCAGAATTTATTAAAAGACGGGAAGAAGATCGATGTTTTCGGTGCGGGGGTCCTTTTGCACCAGGTCACCGTTGTTCGAAGCTTGCGGGTGCTACTCCTGGCGAAAGACGAGGAGGACGAAGGGACAGAAGGAATGAACTAGGATGCGAAGCCCATGGAACTAGTTGCTTGCTCAGCAGAGGGGTTGACACCACCCAGAACCATGAAATTAACAGCGTGAATTGGAGAAAGAAGAGTGGTGGTCCTCATAGACAGTGAGGCCAGCCATAACTATATTAGTTTGAGGGTGGTGGAGGAATGGAAGTTAGCAGTAACTGATACAAACCCATACACGGTGAGCCTTGGGGATGGTCACAAGAGGATATCTCGTGGACGTTGCGAgaaaattctaataaatttgGGGAAAGCCACCGTGGAGGAGGAATTGTACGTGTTCGAATTGGGGGGAGTAGATGTAATCTTGGGGGTGACATGGCTAGCGAAGCTTGGAAAGGTTATGATCAACTAGGGGGAGATGTCCATGGAATATATGTTGAAGGGTAAGAAGATGACAGTAAAAGGTGATCCAACGCTTTCCAGACAGTTGGTGGAACCCAAAGCCTTGTTGAAATTAGTGGATGCTGAGTCATGGGTACTAATGTGGGATGTGGGCCTAGTGGAGCAGGAGGGGTGCGATGAGTGGACTAGGGATTTGACAAGGGAACAACAAGCTGAATTAAAGACAGTGTTGCAGGCACACTATGGGGTGTTACAGGCACACTACCGAGTATTTCAGGAGGTGCAGGGCTTACCACCACCTCGTGATACAAAGCATCCTTACAGAATAAAATTTGAGATTGAGAAATTGGGTTTGATTGAGAGACAAAAAATTATGGCCAGAAGAGATCTTGAGACTGGTGGTGGGAGAACCAAGAACAATAAAACAGAGGAAAACTACACTGTGCATGAGTCTTCTACTCCTTACGAAGCTGATACCCATTGGACATCCTCGCTGGTTCCTATGTTTGTGGTTGCTaatattgttgtttttgttatttccATGTACATCAACAATTGTTCCAAGAATAACCTCGGTCTCCAAGGTGGTTGCGTGGCCAAGTTCCTTGGAAGGTTCTCCTTCGAACTTATGCAGGAGAATCTGTTGCTTGGTCCTTCTTCTTCAACATTGACCAAGATGGGAGCCCTTCGGTGGGATAATGTTGGGAACAGGCATCAAGGATGGAGACTTGTCACTTGTATTTGGTTACACACTGGGATTATTCATTTGCTTGCTAACATGTTGAGTCTGGTATTCATTGGGATTCGTATGGAACAACAATTCGGGTTTGTGAGGATTGGAGTTATATACCTGGTGACTATCCAGGATCAATATCCTGAGTTCAACCTTGTGGAcaaggttgttgaaggagagGAGGGTAATGTTAGGACATAGGGTATTTGGATATAATGGGAAAGGGGATTAGGATAGGAGGAGAGGAGTTGTATAAATAGTTGTTTGTTTAGTGGAGGGAGACTTTTGGCAGTTAGATTGTTGACAGACTTTGTCCTGTGGAGGGGGTTAAGCCCTTTGTATATGTAGTTGCACAGACCATTCTTTTGTGAATAATACTCAGTTTAATTCCTTTGTCTCTTTTGTGTGCTTGTTACGTGTGGTATTTGGAGCATTCTTGATTAGGTTTCTCTTTCGGAAATCTATCACTATCAAATCTAACTACGAGGTTGTTCATCAAAGCGACTGCGTAAGTAATTAAGTTGTTCCTTAATGTTTCCAACTCAAGTGAAAAATTTCTTTCGATGAAGAGGAAGACTCGTGAGAGTGGAAGCAATGCTCTAGACAAAGTGAAAATGGTGGAGAAAAACGAAGAAGAGTAAAATGCCGCCAACCCGAAAGCAAGGACACTCGACGGCGAAATTTCTTTCGATAGATAGGAAAATCCGTGAGAGTGAAAGCAATGCTCCACACGAAATGAATATgatagagagagaagaagacataaataaaaatggtgGAGAGAGAGAATGTCTCAAATGAAAACTcgaaataaaaagaagaatttcaAATGTTTTTCCAAAAATACCTCTACAACAAAATGCaccttttaataaaatattacaaacaaaccaatacaaaaatgtcattgttgtaaaaaagttggTTGTAAAAAAGTTGGCAACTATGTGTtgtaaaagaaacatttttctattaaataatCCGGATCTGAAATCACACCGACCCAAATAAAAATGGATGTCCGAAACCAACACTACTTTAGATAACAAGATAAACCTCAGACTCTCTCACTCCAAAATCAAAACCTCCATTTGTTGTTCAGTTATAATATTGTATTCCGTTTCAGATAACACAGCACAATAACAATGGCTTCTCTTCACTCTTCTCTTCTATTGCCTCCGAATCTCCTTTCCCTTACTTCTCCTTCAAGTTCCCCTACTCACATTCTCTTGAATATGAGACCCTCCACCACCCACTTGCGACCCCTTTTCACCACACGGCGTCGTTTTGGGAGACCCTTCGCAGTGGCTGAGCAGGCAACGGTGACGGAGGCCGCAAGAAGGCTCTACGTTGGAAACATTCCCCGCACTGTCAACAACGATGAGCTCGCCAAGATTGTTCAAGAACATGGCGGTGTTGAGAAAGCTGaggtttttaaattttcaacctTTCaccaattttaaagttttttgttTCCTAGGTTATTAGTTAAAGCTTTTCCTGTGTGGGACTGCGCTGAATTAAGATAATGTTGGGACAAACTTCTGGTTAGGtgttcttaaaaagaaaaataccaagaaaaaaaaagaatttactTCTGCAGCTAAACTTAGCTTATGCAAACAAACAACTGTTATTGAAGTAGTGCACTTGTTTTTGCTTATTAAATAAACATAGAAATGGGGTGttctttttggttttatttttatttgatatttgagGGAAAGGTATGTTTTACTAAGTAGTCTGTATCAACTTATAGAATTTTTTCACAAAGCATGATTTGTGTGTATGTGAAAAACAGTGCCAGCTGGGGATTCACTGATGTAGAGCCTAAGGTGAGTTTGAGAGTTGGATTTTGGAAAACCTCTCTGATAAGGATAATAGAAAGGCATTATCCCTTGTAAGATGATGAAAACACGATTAAATATGTTACATAGTAGTGCCCTGCACCCTTTTGAAAAGTAAACTGAAGTTAGAGTACAGTAGCAGTTGAAGAGTAAAACTTACTGAACTATGAAATGTGTACACGAAAAATTGGTATCACCTTTTATGTATTGTTATAGATTCTTTTGTATGTTAAACTGCTCAATGGAATGATTGTAGATGTATTGACATGATCTGAACAATTTAGTGAAGGACCTGCAATACACGAATATCCCTGGGATTCAAAAATACACTAAATACTATAGTATATTGATTAGTGCATTTTATATATCCACAAGTGACAACTTTATTTGTATGGTCTGTCAGAATATATGGGAATCCTTCATCTGTGTACTGTTAACATTTCTTAATGCATGGCTCATAGGTTATGTATGATAAATACTCTGGAAGGAGCCGTCGCTTTGCGTTTGTTACAATGAAAACTGTTGAGGACGCAAATGCTGTGATTGAGAAACTTAACGGCACTGTAAGTTTAATTGCAGAATTTGAAGGAACCTTTAGAAAGATTGTTAATGTTCATTCAGCAGTTTAGACTTTATATCCCTTCAAGGACTTGTGAAATTCATGTTTTCTATGGCAGGAAATTGGAGGGCGTGAGATTAAAGTAAATGTTACTGAAAAACCTTTATCAGCATCAGATTTGCCTTTATCCCAGGCTGAGGAATCTCAATTTATTGACAGTCCCCACAAGGTGTATGTGGGAAATCTAGCCAAGACAGTAACAACTGATACtcttaaaaagtttttttctgagaagggaaaagttctgaGTGCCAAGGTTTCACGGGTCCCTGGTACCTCAAAATCCAGTGGGTATGGTTTTGTTACCTTTTCATCAGAAGAGGATGTAGAAGCTGCAATCTCGTCTTTCAACAATTCTGTAAGTTGTTTACTTCAAGCTTAGATATCCAAATGTACTTAAAATACATGAAACCTTAAATATAGCACCTAGAAGATGCGTTCCCTTGTCAGACCCCCAAATTTTGGGAAACATGCATCAGAAGAAAGAACATGGAGATCATTGGACCACTTGTGCCCATATTGGGTTCCAGTTCTGATGTATAGTTAGTTATGAATCTGACAGTTACGTCAGATTCTATAAATTTTAGTATTGACTGGTCTGAAAAGGGGAGAGAGAAAGATGTTTACAGATTGAGTGTATAGAAAGTAATGTTTGAGAATGGGGTTTTGTGAGAAAGAGAAgggaactttttttttcttttaataaatattaattagtgcatagctttttaaaatagaagaaaacatGATAGATTAGCATAGAATTAGTGTcctattctttttacaaatatctctattaatttaaaaatacaaagtcTATCCTCCCTTTCTTTTCCTTCTAAAATTCCACATCCAAACTTACTCTTAGGGAGGGAGAGCTAGGAGTCTTGACAATTTCTAGGCAAGAGAGACCTATTGCATTCTGCTGGTCATCTTTCTATTGTGGTTCCTGTGAACTTTACTTGAAGAAAGAATCTAGTTCAGTAAAAATTCCATTATTTGATTCCAgctttgtttatcttttttataatcTGAACTAGTTCTTACCACTCTTTTTTGCAATCATGCTTATGGATAACAGTGGTGCAGGTCTTATATACTTGCTGTCATCAATGTTACACATGTTATAATGTTGCATACAATCTACTAAGTGAATCAAACATAATCTCATTTTAATTCCTTACCAATCTAAGTTCATCCCAAGAAGACAGGTAATCTGcatcaactttttttaatatataagtaataaataaaatgtttcttGGCACAACCACAATGCCTGCGTAATTACCTATAGTGTAGCTCAATTGGAAACACACGCTGAATTGTGAGGGAAGAATAGAGTTTGATTCCCACATTACACCCTTGAGGAGGGGTAAAGAGCTCTAATTATGTCTAATTTCTTAATCTATCATTAGTTTCATAATCAGCTCAAATCATCAGAACTTGCGAAGGTACATTAGGGTCTCACTTGAAAATCAAAAGGCCTAATGGtgatttataaagtaaaatagcGTGCTTAATTTCCATTATCTAGTTTGCTTATAAACATAGAAGTGCACATCCACATTGCTAAAAGAATTATGTAATAGATGGTTCGTTCTCATCTCATCTCGTATGTCTCCCTTTTTGTTATGCTTATCCATGTTGTCTATTAATGATGTTTTGGTCTGGTTTTTTAATATCACTGGATGCTGTAGATTGAAAACGAGACTTTGAACTAGTAATTAGTTTTGCTCTAAATGTTAACTCTGAAAGTGATTTGTTATTTGTCTGATGTCTTGTTGAATGCAGTCATTAGAAGGGCAAAAAATCCGAGTGAACAAGGCATAGAGAATTAGCAATGTTGCTGAGCATTTATCTGACCATGTACTGTCTAGCCAGAAAAAAGTAAACTTTGGGTGAGGCTGAAACCACTAACAAATTTCCTTGTCTCTTTGTATAGCATAAACCTAATCATTTTCAGTTGACAAGgttctacaaaaaaaaatagtggttAATGCTTCTTGTAGACATTTCACCTTGctatttcttcatcttcatgtTGTTGCTCCCTTCTACTCTACTCTGGTGATGTAACTCTTGTTTATATATGCATGTATTCAATTCCATTTTTGTCTGAATTTGAGTTACCATAAAAACTGCACCAAGCATGCCTCCAATTTTTCCGATTATTGCTCTTTCTTAGATAATACCAATCTATCATATATTAAGTATTCTTGACAATGTTCTGTTTGGAAATAATTTTCTTTGGTTTATGAATCGTTTTGTACTTAAGTTTACCATTAGTGTTGCCAATGAATAGGGGTGGCAAAACAATCCATTTATTCATCATTTGTGGTGTTCATCTTCTACAAATAAATCTATTTAATGCATccattaaagaaatatatatatatatatatatatatatatatatatatatatatatatatatatatataactaaaatactCTTTGGTGCTAATTTTTGTAGAAATTATTCAATGTGGtctccctttttttttcaattaagtcCCAAGTGGTTAAAACGTTACAATTAGGTACTTTCTATCATATTTATAGAAACGATGTTAAAGACATGTCATGTGGGAGTAGGACTGAACAAAAACATGTATCTGACCGAATCTGTAGTAAATTTAAGCATACAGTCAAGTTAGTTTGGATAAGTCAGTAatgttgaataaataaaattgagtaAAATGGTAATTGTGGTCAGGTTGTTGGAATTTTATGGATATCCCACTtggtttgaatttttattttaatagttataaatttctaaatttattttaaattttaaattttaaatttatttttaatatgatgttattttgttaaaatttagtagtaatttatataaaatcatagttaattttataatcattaataaaattatacatgtCATTTAAACATTcactattaaaaataaaaatatttttttcattgaaaattttaatttaaaataaattcacaatttgaaaaatctgatgaaAGTAACCTAGAACCCGAATAATCTAAATCAACTAACCTGAAAGATTAAATAGTTagaatatgaattttaaaata
This genomic window contains:
- the LOC108332643 gene encoding RHOMBOID-like protein 2, which produces MEYMLKGKKMTVKGDPTLSRQLVEPKALLKLVDAESWVLMWDVGLVEQEGCDEWTRDLTREQQAELKTVLQAHYGVLQAHYRVFQEVQGLPPPRDTKHPYRIKFEIEKLGLIERQKIMARRDLETGGGRTKNNKTEENYTVHESSTPYEADTHWTSSLVPMFVVANIVVFVISMYINNCSKNNLGLQGGCVAKFLGRFSFELMQENLLLGPSSSTLTKMGALRWDNVGNRHQGWRLVTCIWLHTGIIHLLANMLSLVFIGIRMEQQFGFVRIGVIYLVTIQDQYPEFNLVDKVVEGEEGNVRT
- the LOC108333160 gene encoding 30S ribosomal protein 2, chloroplastic isoform X1, producing MASLHSSLLLPPNLLSLTSPSSSPTHILLNMRPSTTHLRPLFTTRRRFGRPFAVAEQATVTEAARRLYVGNIPRTVNNDELAKIVQEHGGVEKAEVMYDKYSGRSRRFAFVTMKTVEDANAVIEKLNGTEIGGREIKVNVTEKPLSASDLPLSQAEESQFIDSPHKVYVGNLAKTVTTDTLKKFFSEKGKVLSAKVSRVPGTSKSSGYGFVTFSSEEDVEAAISSFNNSSLEGQKIRVNKA
- the LOC108333160 gene encoding 30S ribosomal protein 2, chloroplastic isoform X2, yielding MASLHSSLLLPPNLLSLTSPSSSPTHILLNMRPSTTHLRPLFTTRRRFGRPFAVAEQATVTEAARRLYVGNIPRTVNNDELAKIVQEHGGVEKAEEIGGREIKVNVTEKPLSASDLPLSQAEESQFIDSPHKVYVGNLAKTVTTDTLKKFFSEKGKVLSAKVSRVPGTSKSSGYGFVTFSSEEDVEAAISSFNNSSLEGQKIRVNKA